In Agromyces sp. Leaf222, the genomic window CCGTGCACGTGCGCGCCCTCAGCCGGTTCCAGACCGACAAGGAGGCCCGCGAGACCATCGCCGGGCTCGGCGACGGCACGGTCGACATGGTCATCGGCACGCACCGCATCCTCACCGAGAAGGTGCGGTTCAAAGACGTCGGGCTCGTCATCATCGACGAGGAACAGCGATTCGGCGTCGAGCACAAGGACGCGCTGAAGAAGCTCAAGACCAACGTCGACATCCTCGCGATGAGCGCCACCCCGATCCCGCGGTCGCTCGAGATGGCGGTCACCGGCATCCGCGAGATGTCCACGCTCGCGACCCCGCCCGAAGACCGGCACCCGATCCTCACGTTCGTCGGCCCGTACTCCGAGCAGCAGGTCGCCGCGGCCATCCGTCGCGAGATGCTCCGCGAGGGCCAGATCTTCTTCGTGCACAACCGCGTGTCATCGATCAACCGGGTCGCGGCCCAGCTCGCCGAGCTCGTGCCGGAGGCGCGCATCGCGGTCGCCCACGGCCAGCTCAACGAGCACGTGCTCGAGCAGATCGTCGTCGACTTCTGGGAGCGCAAGTTCGACGTGCTCGTCTCGACGACGATCATCGAGACCGGACTCGACATCTCCAACGCCAACACGATCATCATCGACCGCGCCGACAAGTACGGCCTCAGCCAGCTGCACCAGCTGCGCGGCCGGGTCGGCCGTGGCCGCGAGCGCGCCTACGCCTACTTCCTCTGGGACCCGGCGAAGCCGCTCAGCGAGACCGCGCACGACCGGCTCTCGACGATCGCGGCCAACAACGACCTCGGTTCAGGCATGCAGGTGGCGCTGAAGGACCTCGAGATCCGCGGTGCCGGCAACCTGCTCGGCGGCGAGCAGGCCGGGCACATCGCCGGCGTCGGCTTCGACCTCTACCTGCGCATGATCGGCGAGGCCGTCTCGACGTTCCGCGGCGACGTGGCCGAGGGGCAGACCGAGTTGCGGCTCGAGCTGCCCATCGACGCGCACATCCCCGAGGACTACGTCGACTCCGAGCGCCTGCGCCTCGAGGCCTACCAGAAGCTCTCGGCGGCGAGCGGCCCGGCCGCGAAAGACGAGCAGATCGGCCAAGTGCTCGACGAGCTCGTCGACCGCTACGGCGCGCCGCCCGAGGCCGTGCAGAACCTCATCGCCGTGTCGAAGCTCCGCCGCCTGGCGCAGTTCGCCGGGCTCTCCGATGTCATCGCCACGGGCACCAAGCTCCGCATCGCGCCGGCGAACATCCCCGACTCGCGTCGCGTGCGCCTCGAGCGCATGTACCCGGGCGCGAAGCTCGTCACGGCGAGCGACGTGATCCTGGTGCCGTTCCCCGTGCGCGGCGGCGAGATGCCCGCCGACGCCGATCTCATCGAATGGGTGTCGAACCTCATCACCGCGATCTTCCCGCTTCCCGAGCGGGCGGATGCCGCGGGCGGCCCGACCGCAGCGGGCGGGGCCGCGTAGCCGGGCGGGCGTCGGCGGCATCCGCTCGGCTCGCGCAGCGTGTCGCGCAGCCGGCGATCCCTGCCGCTCAGGGCCGCAGGTGACCCCACTCGTCGAGGAACTCCTCGACGCTCAACCGTTCGAGGTCCTCGTTGATCGTGCGCAGCAGCGCGTCGGCCTCGTCGAGGGTCCCGGCCTTCGTGCGGATGACGGGGCTCCGGGTCGCGCGTCGCATGACGACCAGGTCGGCGATCGACGGGCCGCCGACGCCGGTGGCCTCGCCGGCGAGCAGCAGGGTCGTGTGCATGAACTTGCGGATGCCCGTCAGCCGGCGTTCGTGGAGTTCGGCCCGCAGGTGCAGGGAAGCGGGCTCTGCGGCGGGCAGGTCGTCTCGGTCGTCGGTCATCGTGAGAACGGCCCTCCGGGTCCGCCGAGGGCGCCCTTGGCCCGGTACTGCCGCGACCGGACCGTCACGGCGATGCCCGCGAACACGATCGCGATGCCGGAGCCGAGCAGCACGGCGAGGGTGCCTTCGTCGGCGACCTCGGGGTTTCCGGCGAAGGCGAGCTCGTTCATGAGCAGCGACACCGTGAAGCCGATGCCGCCGAGGGCGCCGACCATGACGAGGTCGCCGACGGTCAGCGCGGCACCCGTTCGATGCCTCGCGAAGAGCATGCCGATGCCGCCGGCGAGCAGGATGCCGACGATCTTGCCGACGGGCAGGCCGACGACGATGCCCCAGAACGCGGGGGAGAGGTCGCTGACGGCCACCTGCGGAATCGGGACCATCGCCGCCGTGAGCGCGAACAGCGGCAGGATGACGCCGTTCGAGACCGGCTCGAGCCCGTGCACTGCGCGGCCCCCCGGTCGTCGTGCCATGACGAAGCCGAGCGCGACGCCGGCGATCGTCGCGTGCACGCCCGACTGGTAGATGAAGTACCACGAGAGCGCGGCGAGCACCCAGAGCACCGCCATGATCGGCCACTGCGGTCGACGCGAGAGGATCCACGCCGATCGCGGCTTCAGCATGCGGCTGACCGCGCCGAACAACGCGATCGTGATCGCGCCGAGCCCGATGAACGCCATGCTCGCGTCGGCGGTGAAGAAGAACGCGATGATGAGGATCGCAATGAGGTCGTCGAGCACCGCGAGCGCGAGGAGGAACACCCGCACGCGGGTCGGGATGAACCGCCCGAACACGGCGAGCACCCCCAGCGCGAAGGCGATGTCGGTCGCAGTCGGGATCGGCCATCCGTCCACCACGTCGGTGCCGGCGGTGAAGGCCACGTAGATGAGCGCGGGCACGATGACGCCGCCGAGCGCCGCGATCGCCGGCAGCAGCGCCTTCGACGGCGAGTTCAGCTCGCCGATGACGAGTTCGCGTTTGAGCTCCACGGCCACGATGAAGAAGAACACCGCGAGCAGCCCGTCGCTGATCCAGTGGCCGGCCGAGAGGTCGAGCCCGAGCCACGGCAGGTCGAGGTGCGCGTCCAGCGCGTCGACGAGGGCCGAGCCGAACGGCATGTTGGCGAGCACGAGCCCGAGCACGGCGGCGATGAGCAGCAGTACGGCCGCCCAGCGTTCGGACCTGAGGATGTTCATGGGGCACTCCGATCATGAGTGCGACGCGGATGCGGCGGTGTGCTGGCGTCGACGGGACGGTTGCGGCGGTCTCCCGCCGGCCGACCAGACTTCCCGGCACTCCTCGTGGAATCCTATCGGCGCGTACACTCGTCCGGTGTCGTTCTCGGTGTGGGTCGCGTTGCTCGCGGCGAGCGTGGTCATCTCGTTCACCCCCGGCGCCGGCGCGATCAACACGATGGGCAACGCGTTGAAGGTCGGTCTCGGGCGCGCCTTCTGGGGCATCCTCGGGCAGCAGGCGGCGCTCGTCGTGCACATCGTGATCGTGGCCGCGGGCCTCGGCGTGCTCGTGGCGAACTCGCCGCTCGCCTTCGACGCGATCCGGTACGCGGGCGCGGCGTATCTCGTCTACCTCGGCATCCGGCAGTTCCTCGCGAAGCCCGTCGAGGGCGACGAGGGGGCGGATGTCGCGACCGCCGCCGACGCCCCGGCCGACGAGTCCGGGTGGTCGCTGTTCCGCCGCGGCCTGCTCGTGAACCTGCTGAACCCGAAGGCGATCGTCTTCTTCCTCGCGTTCCTGCCGCAGTTCATCCGCCCCGGCGAGCCGCTGCTGCCGCAGTACCTCATCGTGGCGGCGACCGTGGTCCTCGTCGATGTCGCGGTGATGTGGGGCTTCTTCGCGGTGGCCGCACGATCGTTCCGCCGGGTGACCAGGTCGGCGCGCGGGCAGACCGTGCTCAACCGCGTGTTCGGCTCGCTGTTCCTCGCCGTCGGCGTCGCGCTCGCCGCGAGCCACTGAGCCGCGGCCACTGAGCCGCGAGCACTGGGCCGCGAGCACTGGGCCGCGAGCCGCCGGGCGCGTCGGCGCGCGGGCATGCCTAGGCTGAACGGATGACGCACACACCCGCGACCGGTGACTCGCCGCATCCCGGACTCGACGAGCTCATCGCCACGGTCGCCCTGCTCCGGGCTCCCGGCGGATGCCCGTGGGACGCCGACCAGACCCACGAGAGCCTCGTGCAGTACCTCGTCGAGGAGAGCTGGGAGCTCATCGACGCCATCGAGTCCGGCGACCGCGCCGAGATGATCGAGGAGCTCGGCGACGTGCTCTACCAGGTGCTGTTCCACGCCGACATCGCCGCGCACACCGAGGGCGAGGCGTTCGACATCGACGACGTCGCGCGGCACATGACCGCGAAGATGGTGTCACGGCATCCGCACGTGTTCGGCGATCGCGAGGCGCAGACGGCCGACGACGTCGTCGCCTTCTGGGAGGACCTGAAGGCCGAGGAGAAGCCGCACCGCACGAGCGTGCTCGACGGCGTGCCGCGCGGCATGCCCGCGCTCGCGCTCGCGCAGAAGCTGCTGGGCAAGGCCGAGAAGGCGGGCGTGATCGTCGACGTCGAAGCGCCGGATGTCGCGGTGTCGCCCGCGACCGAGGGCGAACTCGGTCGGCTGCTGTTCGAGCTCGCGGCCTCGGCCCGGTCGCAGGGACTCGACGCCGAACGCGCGCTCCGTGCCGCGCTGCGCACGTTCGAGCAGGACGTGCGCGACGCCGAGTCGGCCGCCGCGGCATCCGTCGCCCCCGAAGCCGGCTGACGCTCCCGCCCGGGCCGTCGCGATTCGAGCCGTCGCCATTCGTGGCGCCCCGATTCGCGGGCCACGATTCGAGGGCGCGCACGCCGTGCTGGAAGAATGGTCGGCATGGCCGCATCCGTCACTCCTCCGCGCGGAATGCGCGACTTCCTGCCCGCCGAGAAGGCCCGCCGCGAGCACGCGCTCGGCGTGATCCGCGGCGTGTACTCGTCGCACGGGTTCGACGAGATCGAGACACCCGTCATGGAGGACGCCTCGCGACTGCACGCCGGGCTCGGCGGCGACAACGAGAAGCTCGCGTTCGCGGTGATGAAGCGCGGCATCACGCCAGACGACCTGACGGCGGCCGCGGCATCCGGAGACGCTCTCTCGCTCGCCGACCTCGGCCTGCGCTACGACCTGACGGTGCCCCTCGCGCGGTTCTACGCGACGCACCGGGCGGCGCTGCCCCCGGTGTTCCGCTCGATCCAGATCGCGCCCGTGTGGCGCGCAGAGCGCCCGCAGAAGGGTCGCTACCGCCAGTTCGTGCAGTGCGACATCGACATCATCGGCGAGGCCGGACCGCTCGCCGAGCTCGAACTGCTCACCGCGACGGTCGCGACCCTCGATGCCCTCGGCCTCGGCGGCTGCACGATCCGGCTGAACGACCGACGGGTGCTCGCCGGCATCCTCTCGTCGTGGGGCGTGCCCGACGAACTGCGCGAGCGCGCCCTCATCACGATCGACAAGCTCGACAAGATCGGCACCGGGGGAGTCGCGTCCGAGCTCCGCGACCTCGGCATCGTCGACGACGGGGCGGATGTCGCGGCCGAGCTCGAGGCACTCACCACGGCCGACTGGCACCTGTACGACGGCGTGGTGCCGCCGCCCACCTGGCTCGACCGCGACGCGTACGCCGACCTGCTCGCGCTGCGCGAGACCATGCCGCACGCGAGGATCGAGTTCGACCCCACCCTCGTGCGTGGCATGGGCTACTACACGGGCACGATCTTCGAGATCGCGCACCCCGACTTCGGCTACTCGCTCGGCGGCGGTGGGCGCTACGACGGCATGATCGGCCGATTCCTCGGCCAAGACGTGCCCGCGTGCGGGTTCTCCATCGGCTTCGAGCGCATCGTCGACCTGCTCGCCGTGCGCGACGAGGGGCGCCCCCGCTCGGTCGTGCTGGTCTACGACCCCGCCGTCGAGCCTGCGACGCTGCTGAAGCTCAAGCACGAGCTCGTGGCATCCGGAACCCGCGTGCGCTTCGAGCGCCGCGTGAAGAACGCGCGCGCCCTGTTCGAGCGGGTCACCGCCGACGGCTTCGACGCCGTCGCGAACGTGACCCCCGAGACGACGGATGCCGCGTCGCTGAGCTTCCGCGACCTCACCGCCTGACCGCCTGACGGCCATCCAGCGTCCGCGAGTGGGCGATTCTGGCGCCCTCGGTGATGTCGGGCAGCCAGAATCGCCCACTCACCGCGCGCCGGATGCGATCCGAGCGCGTCGAATGCGTGCGATGAGTGCATCGGGAGCGTCGAACAGGGCGTGACGCGTCACCCGGATGACCCGCCACCCCTCATCCTCGAAGAGCTCGCGCCGCTCGATGTCGCGCTCCCACCGGTCGGCGTCGCGGTGCCGGGCACCCTCGTACTCGATCGCGATGCGAAGGTCGGGATACGCGAGGTCCGGATGCAGCGTGAGGCCGTTCCCCACGGCCACCGGCCATCCGATGCACGGTTCGGGGAGTCCGGCCGCCACGATCGCGAGCCGGAGCAGCGTCTCGGGGCGGGATGCGGCGCCGACGCGGATCCGTTCGAGCGCCCACCGAGCGGTCTTCGCGCCGCGGCATCCACGATTCCGCTCGAGCTTCGAGGCGAGAATACTGACGGTGCTCAGCGCGCCCTCGCGCGCCGCTCCGTGACGTCGTCCGGTCACGAGGAAGTCACCGACGGCGGTGAGATCCTCGCGCAACATCGACGGCGCGAGCTGCAGCCAGGCCGTCTCGGGCGCGACGACGGGCAGACCGAGACGCTCGACGACGTGCACGCCGTTCGTGGAGCGGTGACCGACCACGCCGACGCTGCGCGCCCGGGTCTTGTCGGGGCTGACCACGTGCAGTGGCCCAGGCGAGCTCAGGGGGTGCGGGAGGGGTGCGCCGAACAACAGTGCGGCGGTCTGATGGCTGAACGCCTCGCCCTCGCGCAACAGCGGCTCGTACGCACGGCAAAGGTCGACGACGGACTCGAGGTCGAGTCCCACCGCACTGCCGCCTCGAAACGGATGCTGCACCTGTCTCGCCCGTAGCCGCGCACGAGTCGTGTCGAACCTCGCGTGGTCGCTCGTGCGGATCGCGGCACCGTGCGGAAGCGGATCAGGGGTTCGTCGCGGCATCCGCTCACCCTGCCCGAGAGCGCTGCGGGAAGTCAGATCTCTCCACAGAACACCGCGAGTGGGCGATTCGGGCGGTATTCGGGCGCATCGCGCGACCAGATTCGCCCGTTCGCGGGTCGATCGCACGAGCGACGGAAGCCCGCGGCATCCGTCGTGGAACGTCATGCCTGAGCGAGCCTCACTAGACTGGCCTGCGGATCACGACGGAGTCGTCCACCGCACACACCCATCACAGAGGAGTTCACTGTGGCATTCATCGAAGCTGTAGGCGCACGCGAGATCCTGGATTCTCGCGGCAACCCGACCGTCGAGGTCGAGGTCCTGCTCGACGACGGCTCCCTCGCCCGTGCGGCGGTGCCCTCGGGCGCCTCGACCGGCGCGTTCGAGGCGTACGAGCTGCGCGACGGCGACCAGGATCGGTACTTCGGCAAGGGCGTGCTGAAGGCCGTCGACGCCGTGCTCGACGAGCTCGGCCCGGCCATCGAAGACCTCGATGCGAGCGACCAGCGTCTCGTCGACGCCACGCTCATCGAGACCGACGGCACCCCCAACAAGTCCAAGCTCGGCGCCAACGCGATCCTCGGCGTGAGCCTCGCGGTCGCGAAGGCCGCGGCCGACTCGGCCGACCTGCCGCTGTTCCGCTACCTCGGCGGCCCCAACGCGCACGTGCTGCCCGTACCGCTGTTCAACGTCATCAACGGCGGCTCGCACGCCGACAACGGCATCGACATGCAGGAGTTCTTCCTCGCCCCGATCGGTGCCGAGTCCTACTCCGAGTCCCTGCGCTGGGGCGTCGAGACGTACCACGTCCTCAAGGGCGAGCTGAAGGCGGCGGGCTACGCCACCGGACTCGGCGACGAGGGCGGCTTCGCGCCCGACCTGCCCAGCAACCGCGAGGGCCTCGACTTCCTGGTGAAGGCGATCGAGAAGGCCGGCTTCACGCCCGGCAAGGACATCGCACTGGGTCTGGATGTCGCGGCGACCGAGTTCTTCAAGGACGGCGTCTACCGTCTCGAGAACAAGGACTGGTCTGCCGACCAGCTCGTCGAGTACTACGAGGGCCTCGTGCGCGACTACCCGATCGCCACCATCGAAGACGCCCTCGCCGAAGACGACTGGGACAACTGGAAGGCCCTCACCGACGCGCTCGGCACGAAGGTGCAGCTCGTCGGCGACGACCTCTTCGTCACCAACCCCGAGCGCCTCGCCACGGGCATCAGCCGCGGCATCGCGAACTCGCTGCTCGTCAAGGTCAACCAGATCGGCACGCTCACCGAGACGTTCGACGCGGTCAGCCTCGCGCACCGCTCGGGCTACACGGCCATGCTCTCGCACCGTTCCGGCGAGACCGAAGACACGACGATCGCCGACCTCGTGGTCGCCACGAACGCGGGTCAGATCAAGGCTGGCGCGCCCGCCCGCAGCGAGCGCGTCGCGAAGTACAATCAGCTCCTGAGGATCGAAGAAGAGCTCGGCGAGTCCGCGGTGTTCGCGGGTCGCTCGGCGTTCCCGCGGTTCACGGCCTGATCGGCTCGGACTGCACAGACTGGCGGGGGTGGCCGAGCGGCCGCCCCCGCCGGTTCGCGTCCGGGGTCAGGTGGAGCGCAGGGTCGACTGAGGAGGGGCGATGGCGAAGAGACCGGTGAGGCCGACGGCGACGTCGCCGTCCACGTCGGCGACGCCAGGCGCGACCAAGCCCGCGAAGCCCTCCAAGCCCGCGAAGCCCTCCGAGCCTGCGAACTCCTCCAAGTCCGCGAAGCGGGACACGGGCACGCCCGGCGCGTCCAAGGCGAGCACGACCAAGCCGTCCAAGACCACGCCGGGCGGAGCCAAGCCGGCCAAGACGCGGCCGGGCAGGCCCACGTCGCCCCGCGCATCGGCGGGCCGCGGTGCAGCCGGCTGGCTCGGCGGCATCCGATTCTCAGGTTTCTCGCTCATCATGATGGGAGTCCTCGTGCTCGCGGTCGTGGTGCTCGCACCGACCATCGCGCAGCTCGCGGAACAGCGGCAGAAGATCGCCGAGCTGCAGGCCACCGTCTCGCAGCAGGAGTCCGAGGTGCAGCGTCTGCGCGACGAGCGCGAACGGTGGAACGACGAGACCTTCATCACGACCCAGGCGAGAGACCGGCTGGCGTACGTGATGCCCGGCGAGGTGAGCTACCTCGTCATCGACGACCGATCCGAAGCGGCGAAGACGGATGCCACGACGGAGGTCTCAGCCGACGTGACCGAGATGAAGGGGGACTGGATGAGCACCATCCTCTCCTCCGTGATGACCGCGGGCCTCGCGCCCGCAGCAGGAGGTGCCGGATGACGCGGCCGCCGTTCGACCCCGTGACCGAGCGGGACATCCGCATCGTGTCCGCCCAGCTCGGCCGTCAGGCGCGCGATGTCGTGGGCATCCCGGCACGCTGCGTGTGCGGCGCGCCGACCGTGGTCGCGACGTCGCCGCGATTGGCCGACGGCACGCCGTTCCCGACGTTCTACTACCTCTCGCACCCGGCGGCGACGGCGGCGATGTCCTTCCTCGAGGCCGCGCAGCTCATGGTCGAGTGCAATGAGCTGCTCGCGGCCGACGCATCCGTCGCCGAGGGCTACGCGCAGGCGCACCGCGACTACCTGGCCGACCGCGAGCAGTTCGGCGTCGTGGCCGAGCTCACGGGCATCTCGGCGGGCGGCATGCCGACCCGCGTGAAGTGCCTGCATGCGGTCGTCGCGCACTCGCTCTCGGCCGGCCCCGGCGCGAACCCGATCGGCGACATCGCCCTCGAACGGTCGACCTGGACGCCCGACGTGTGCCAGTGCCCCGACTACGGCGTCGATGACCTCGGCACGCCTCCGAGCATGAACGAGCGCGAGTCGGCATGACCGCCGCCCGCACGGTCGCCAGACTCGTCGCAGCCGTCGCCGTCGGCGCCGTCGTGGCGCTCGCAGGCGCCGCGCCCGCGCAGGCCGACACCGTGCGCGACTACCAGTATTGGCTCGCCGACTACGGGTTCACGACGGCGTGGAACACCACGAAGGGCAAGGGCGTCACGGTCGCGGTCATCGACACGGGCGTGAACGGCAACGTCGCCGAACTCCGCGGCGTCGTCAAGGACGGCACGGATGTCTCGGGCATCGGCACCCCAGACGGGCAGACCCCGGTCGGCGACAACCCGACCCACGGCACGATGGTGGCCTCGCTCCTCGCGGGCCGCGGCACCGGTGCCGGCAACGGCGTGATCGGCGTCGCCCCCGAGGCCGACCTGCTGACCGTCTCGGTCGCATTCGGCGTCGAGACCGGCGCCGAGAAGTCGAACGACGAGCAGATCGCGGAGGCTGTCGTCTGGTCGGTCGACCACGGCGCCGACGTCATCAACATGTCGCTCACCCGCAACACCCGCGACTGGCCGGAGAGCTGGGACGACGCGTTCATGTACGCGTTCGAGCACGACGTCGTGGTCGTCGCCGCCGCGGGCAACCGCGGCAGCGGCACGAGCGAGGTCGGCGCCCCAGCGACGATCCCGGGCGTGGTCGCGGTCGCGGGCGTCGACAAGGAGAAGAACGCGAGCTTCGACGCGAGCTCGCAGGGCATCACCCTCGCGGTGGCCGCCCCGAGCGAAGACCTGGTGGGCGTGCTGCCCGACGGCGGACACGCGGTGTGGAGCGGCACGAGCGGCGCCGCGCCGCTCGTCTCGGGGCTCGTGGCCCTGATTCGCGCCGAATACCCCGATCTCGATGCGGCGAACGTCATCGAACGACTCATCAAGACGGCCGATCCGCACGGGCACGAGGTGCCGAGCCCGCTCTACGGCTGGGGCATCATCGACCCCGTCCCCGCGATCACGGCCGACGTCGAGCCCGTGGCCGAGAACCCGCTCGGCAGCCTGTCCGCGTGGATCACGCTGCACCGCCGCGCCGACACCCCGGTCGAGACCGATGCGCCCGAGGCGCAGGAGATCGTGCCGATCGCCGACCCGCCGCAGCCGGTCGACGTCGAGACGCAGACCCTGCTGCCGACCCCGTGGACCCTGGCCTACATCACCCTCCCGCTCTCACTGGTCGCAGGGTTTGGTACGCTAGCAGCGCTGTTGGGCATCGGTGCCGCTCGGCATACCAGGCGGGCCGCTCGCGTACGCGAGCCGTGATCGCAAGCATCAGAAACTGAGGAGTCCATTCACCGTGCCCAAGATTCTCATCGTCGGCGGTGGCTATGCGGGGTTCTACACGGCGTGGAAGCTCGAGAAGTGGCTGCGCGCCGGCGAAGCAGAGGTCACGATCGTCGACCCGCTGCCGTACATGACG contains:
- a CDS encoding Na+/H+ antiporter NhaA, which encodes MNILRSERWAAVLLLIAAVLGLVLANMPFGSALVDALDAHLDLPWLGLDLSAGHWISDGLLAVFFFIVAVELKRELVIGELNSPSKALLPAIAALGGVIVPALIYVAFTAGTDVVDGWPIPTATDIAFALGVLAVFGRFIPTRVRVFLLALAVLDDLIAILIIAFFFTADASMAFIGLGAITIALFGAVSRMLKPRSAWILSRRPQWPIMAVLWVLAALSWYFIYQSGVHATIAGVALGFVMARRPGGRAVHGLEPVSNGVILPLFALTAAMVPIPQVAVSDLSPAFWGIVVGLPVGKIVGILLAGGIGMLFARHRTGAALTVGDLVMVGALGGIGFTVSLLMNELAFAGNPEVADEGTLAVLLGSGIAIVFAGIAVTVRSRQYRAKGALGGPGGPFSR
- a CDS encoding endonuclease domain-containing protein; this translates as MGLDLESVVDLCRAYEPLLREGEAFSHQTAALLFGAPLPHPLSSPGPLHVVSPDKTRARSVGVVGHRSTNGVHVVERLGLPVVAPETAWLQLAPSMLREDLTAVGDFLVTGRRHGAAREGALSTVSILASKLERNRGCRGAKTARWALERIRVGAASRPETLLRLAIVAAGLPEPCIGWPVAVGNGLTLHPDLAYPDLRIAIEYEGARHRDADRWERDIERRELFEDEGWRVIRVTRHALFDAPDALIARIRRARIASGAR
- the hisS gene encoding histidine--tRNA ligase → MAASVTPPRGMRDFLPAEKARREHALGVIRGVYSSHGFDEIETPVMEDASRLHAGLGGDNEKLAFAVMKRGITPDDLTAAAASGDALSLADLGLRYDLTVPLARFYATHRAALPPVFRSIQIAPVWRAERPQKGRYRQFVQCDIDIIGEAGPLAELELLTATVATLDALGLGGCTIRLNDRRVLAGILSSWGVPDELRERALITIDKLDKIGTGGVASELRDLGIVDDGADVAAELEALTTADWHLYDGVVPPPTWLDRDAYADLLALRETMPHARIEFDPTLVRGMGYYTGTIFEIAHPDFGYSLGGGGRYDGMIGRFLGQDVPACGFSIGFERIVDLLAVRDEGRPRSVVLVYDPAVEPATLLKLKHELVASGTRVRFERRVKNARALFERVTADGFDAVANVTPETTDAASLSFRDLTA
- a CDS encoding LysE family transporter codes for the protein MSFSVWVALLAASVVISFTPGAGAINTMGNALKVGLGRAFWGILGQQAALVVHIVIVAAGLGVLVANSPLAFDAIRYAGAAYLVYLGIRQFLAKPVEGDEGADVATAADAPADESGWSLFRRGLLVNLLNPKAIVFFLAFLPQFIRPGEPLLPQYLIVAATVVLVDVAVMWGFFAVAARSFRRVTRSARGQTVLNRVFGSLFLAVGVALAASH
- a CDS encoding YabN family protein; the encoded protein is MTHTPATGDSPHPGLDELIATVALLRAPGGCPWDADQTHESLVQYLVEESWELIDAIESGDRAEMIEELGDVLYQVLFHADIAAHTEGEAFDIDDVARHMTAKMVSRHPHVFGDREAQTADDVVAFWEDLKAEEKPHRTSVLDGVPRGMPALALAQKLLGKAEKAGVIVDVEAPDVAVSPATEGELGRLLFELAASARSQGLDAERALRAALRTFEQDVRDAESAAAASVAPEAG
- a CDS encoding S8 family serine peptidase, with translation MTAARTVARLVAAVAVGAVVALAGAAPAQADTVRDYQYWLADYGFTTAWNTTKGKGVTVAVIDTGVNGNVAELRGVVKDGTDVSGIGTPDGQTPVGDNPTHGTMVASLLAGRGTGAGNGVIGVAPEADLLTVSVAFGVETGAEKSNDEQIAEAVVWSVDHGADVINMSLTRNTRDWPESWDDAFMYAFEHDVVVVAAAGNRGSGTSEVGAPATIPGVVAVAGVDKEKNASFDASSQGITLAVAAPSEDLVGVLPDGGHAVWSGTSGAAPLVSGLVALIRAEYPDLDAANVIERLIKTADPHGHEVPSPLYGWGIIDPVPAITADVEPVAENPLGSLSAWITLHRRADTPVETDAPEAQEIVPIADPPQPVDVETQTLLPTPWTLAYITLPLSLVAGFGTLAALLGIGAARHTRRAARVREP
- the eno gene encoding phosphopyruvate hydratase, with protein sequence MAFIEAVGAREILDSRGNPTVEVEVLLDDGSLARAAVPSGASTGAFEAYELRDGDQDRYFGKGVLKAVDAVLDELGPAIEDLDASDQRLVDATLIETDGTPNKSKLGANAILGVSLAVAKAAADSADLPLFRYLGGPNAHVLPVPLFNVINGGSHADNGIDMQEFFLAPIGAESYSESLRWGVETYHVLKGELKAAGYATGLGDEGGFAPDLPSNREGLDFLVKAIEKAGFTPGKDIALGLDVAATEFFKDGVYRLENKDWSADQLVEYYEGLVRDYPIATIEDALAEDDWDNWKALTDALGTKVQLVGDDLFVTNPERLATGISRGIANSLLVKVNQIGTLTETFDAVSLAHRSGYTAMLSHRSGETEDTTIADLVVATNAGQIKAGAPARSERVAKYNQLLRIEEELGESAVFAGRSAFPRFTA
- a CDS encoding septum formation initiator family protein, whose amino-acid sequence is MAKRPVRPTATSPSTSATPGATKPAKPSKPAKPSEPANSSKSAKRDTGTPGASKASTTKPSKTTPGGAKPAKTRPGRPTSPRASAGRGAAGWLGGIRFSGFSLIMMGVLVLAVVVLAPTIAQLAEQRQKIAELQATVSQQESEVQRLRDERERWNDETFITTQARDRLAYVMPGEVSYLVIDDRSEAAKTDATTEVSADVTEMKGDWMSTILSSVMTAGLAPAAGGAG
- a CDS encoding DUF501 domain-containing protein → MTRPPFDPVTERDIRIVSAQLGRQARDVVGIPARCVCGAPTVVATSPRLADGTPFPTFYYLSHPAATAAMSFLEAAQLMVECNELLAADASVAEGYAQAHRDYLADREQFGVVAELTGISAGGMPTRVKCLHAVVAHSLSAGPGANPIGDIALERSTWTPDVCQCPDYGVDDLGTPPSMNERESA